One genomic region from Salvia hispanica cultivar TCC Black 2014 chromosome 2, UniMelb_Shisp_WGS_1.0, whole genome shotgun sequence encodes:
- the LOC125203342 gene encoding late embryogenesis abundant protein Lea5-A-like has translation MAKISSSLLSMSRRAYSVAAENVKVRSTAPPIIKAAAEAADAKVAAFWMRDPITGNWIPENHFGEVDVADLRSKLLSKKPTSSSPSN, from the exons ATGGCGAAGATTTCGAGCAGCCTTTTATCGATGAG CCGGAGGGCATATTCCGTGGCAGCCGAGAACGTCAAAGTCCGTTCGACTGCACCGCCCATCATAAAGGCCGCAGCCGAAGCTGCCGATGCGAAAGTAGCAGCATTCTGGATGAGAGACCCCATCACAGGAAACTGGATTCCTGAGAATCACTTTGGAGAAGTTGATGTTGCCGACCTCAGATCCAAACTCTTGTCCAAGAAGCCAACTTCTTCATCACCTTCCAACTaa
- the LOC125203341 gene encoding translation initiation factor eIF-2B subunit alpha-like has translation MWHRSASFIIDKQEQQRSDAAESRPISPAPTAMAEIPSANVSMYYQTRAEHHGVVTSDWLAQAQAAVAGNSDGDAAESNASGIEEMGKRFSVVDEFNNWRKQPDLAEAVAAIRALASAIRSSQAKTMMELEIELKKASDSLKSWDTTSISLTAGCDLFMRYVTRTSALDREDFGSAKSRLLERAEKFGEISYKARRIIAMLSQDFIFDGCTILVHGFSRVVLEALRTAVENKKVFRVLCTEGRPDRSGLRVSNELAKLDVPVKLLIDSAVAYSMDEVDMVLVGADGVVESGGIINMMGTYQIALVAKAMNKPMYVAAESYKFARLYPLDQKDMVPALRPIEFGVPIPSKVEVETSARDYTPPQYLTLLFTDLGVLSPSVVSDELIQLYL, from the exons ATGTGGCATCGATCCGCGTCATTCATCATCGACAAGCAGGAGCAGCAGCGGAGCGACGCCGCCGAGAGCCGACCGATCTCCCCCGCTCCCACCGCCATGGCGGAAATCCCCAGCGCTAACGTCTCGATGTACTACCAGACGCGCGCGGAGCACCACGGCGTCGTGACGAGCGACTGGCTGGCTCAGGCGCAGGCCGCCGTCGCCGGAAATTCGGACGGCGACGCAGCGGAGAGCAACGCTTCCGGCATCGAGGAGATGGGCAAGAGGTTCTCGGTGGTGGATGAGTTTAACAATTGGCGGAAACAGCCGGATTTGGCGGAGGCTGTGGCGGCGATTAGGGCTTTAGCTTCGGCGATTCGGTCCAGCCAAGCTAAGACGATGATGGAGCTTGAAATTGAGCTCAAAAAGGCATCCGATTCTCTTAAA TCGTGGGACACTACTTCAATCTCCTTAACGGCTGGTTGTGACCTTTTCATGCGTTATGTGACTAGAACTTCAGCTTTAGATCGTGAAGACTTCGGTTCAGCCAAGTCCCGACTACTTGAGCGTGCTGAGAAGTTTGGCGAGATATCATATAAG GCGCGGAGGATAATAGCTATGCTCAGtcaagattttatatttgatggCTGCACCATTTTGGTCCATGGCTTCTCCAGGGTTGTGCTCGAAGCTTTGAGAACAGCAGTTgagaataaaaaagtgtttCGAGTTCTCTGCACAG AGGGAAGGCCCGACAGGTCAGGGTTACGTGTATCCAACGAGCTCGCCAAACTGGATGTTCCCGTTAAGCTCTTAATCGACTCTGCTGTGGCATACAGCATGGACGAAGTGGACATGGTGCTTGTCGGAGCAGATGGCGTTGTTGAAAGTGGAGGCATTATAAACATGATGGGAACCTACCAAATCGCATTGGTTGCCAAAGCCATGAACAAGCCAATGTACGTTGCTGCTGAAAGTTACAAG TTTGCGCGCCTTTACCCGTTGGATCAGAAAGACATGGTGCCAGCCCTACGCCCAATTGAATTTGGAGTACCGATCCCATCAAAGGTGGAGGTTGAAACATCCGCTCGCGACTACACGCCCCCACAGTATCTTACCCTGCTATTTACTGATCTTGGGGTCCTATCACCGTCTGTTGTAAGCGACGAGCTCATCCAACTTTACCTATAG
- the LOC125207013 gene encoding uncharacterized protein LOC125207013, with protein MNLRCNSKEFYRRYPYTVNKICNIPEIVEKYVPKNIASQVLNTDVKLADLLFGADIVEVCSKEFVTPDFSTVTKQSGYENIGEGSVKRCLLDEFDAEEVICSDKIKKKMKKVNVIEDDDYEEAISYTQDLSGAD; from the exons ATGAATTTAAGATGt AATAGCAAGGAATTTTACCGTAGATATCCATATACGGTTAACAAGATTTGTAATATTCCAGAAATTGTTGAGAAATATGTTCCTAAGAATATTGCTTCACAAGTTCTCAATACCGATGTCAAGCTTGCTGATTTACTCTTTGGAGCTGATATTGTTGAG GTATGTAGCAAAGAATTTGTCACTCCTGATTTCTCAACTGTTACTAAGCAAAGTGGTTATGAAAACATCGGTGAAGGAAGTGTAAAGCGATGTTTGTTAGATGAATTTGATGCAGAGGAAGTAATCTGTTCTGATAAgatcaagaagaaaatgaagaaggtGAATGTCATTGAAGATGATGATTATGAGGAAGCAATTAGCTACACTCAGGATTTATCTGGTGCTGATTAA